Genomic DNA from Lagenorhynchus albirostris chromosome 9, mLagAlb1.1, whole genome shotgun sequence:
gtccaggaagatcccacatgctgtggagcaactaagcgcgtgcGCCACAgccactgaacctgcactctagagccgcgagccacaactactgagcctgcatgccacaactactaaagcccgtgcgcctacagcccgtgctccacaagagaagccactgcaacaaggacccgcgcaccacaacgaagagtagaccccgctcgccacagctagagaaagcctgcacgcagcaacgaagacccaatgcagccaaaaataaataagttttttttttttttaaagggacgaCCAGGTATGGCCCCTCCACCTGTGCGGGGGCCGCACCAACAGGCCAGGACATCAGGAGCTTGGGGGGCTGGGCCTCAGGGACCCCTTGCCCATCCCCAGCACTTTCCTGGCACCTCCCAGGCTTGCAGGCCCCGAGGCCCACCTGCCTGGAAGGCCCTAACCCACCCCCCTGCTGCCCATCCCACTTGGCCTAGTGCAGACACTGTGTCCAGATACGGACACATGCCACCTGGAATCAAACTAAGCCCTCCTAGACAGTTGGGGGGACAGAGTCACACAGCAAGGGATAGAAACCAGGGGGAAAAGAGCAAGGAGACACCCACAGAAGCCATGAAAGGAGAAAGCAAAGCCAAACCAGATGAACGACAGGCCTGCATTCAGCTGAACAGAAGGACTGAATCCGGACAAGAAGCAGGTCTTTTCCCATCGCCCCAGAGAGGTCCCTACACCTGGCCTGTTCCCACCGCCCAGCACCCCCTCTCCACCGAGGGTACCCCCAGGTCACATTGCCCGGGGAGGGCGCTCTGTGTACCCAGACCAAGTAAGACCAGTAGGGGAAATGTGACAGTGGTCATGCTTCCACAAGCAACCCAAGGACGGGTAACCTACGAGGCTAAGAATGTGGCGGACACCCACTAACTGTGGGACCACAGCCAGCGTCACGCTCAGTCCGGAAGCTCTCAAAGGGCCCCCGGAAACAGGGCAGATACATACAGAGATCAAGAATGTCCCTCCGTATGAACATAAAGAGTTCTGAAACGGGAAACATGCATGTCTGTTAGGCCTAAGGGGAGCCCCAAGGATATGTTTTTCGCCTTCTTAACCAGGGGTCTGAGAAGGGGGGGTGTCAGGGCCGCGGGGCTCTGCATTCCTCATGGGCTGTTTTAGCGTCTGGCTGTTGGGAGCCCGagcccccagcagccctcccgTCGCCGTCCCCGGGGACCCTGAGTCGGGCTGGTGCCAGATTGTCTCTTGGGAAACAAGGCAGTGAGCCGCCCTTACTGTCCTCGCCCTGCCCCGCCTCGCCCCGCCGCACCCCTCGTGTCCCCGCCTGTTGGCGGTGGGACTCCGGCGGGGGTCAAGGAACAGAGGCCCAACCGCCCTCTCCGCCTCCCCACGCACCTGGGAGCCGCCTCCCTGGGGCGCTGTCATCCTGGGAGGCCGCATGCAGCGGGCGGAGGAGGGGTCCAGCTGGCCTGGACGGTGCCTCCCTAAAGGGCGGGGGTCTGGACCTTGGACGTGGGCGTCACTCGTGACCCGCCCTGGCTTCAGGAATGCGCACAGTGAGGCTTCTGCAGAAACAGCTCAGCTCCCGCCGGCCTCCTCGCAGCGCGCGCTCTGTCCGGCGGTGGTGGTCGTGGGTCCGGGCTCCGCCTGACGCCTGCCCCGCCCCTTGGCCCCGCCCACAGAGCCCGAAACCGCGGGCCCGGCTGTACTCCCAGGACCTAAAGCAGATCGACCTGGGTGGGAACCGCGCCTTCCGAAACCGCATCATGTTCCGGGAGCGCTACGGCATCAAGTGGGTCCCCGGGGCCCCGCGGGGGGAGGCGTGGGCCTGGGTCTGAAGCTGGGATGGCGGGCGCCCGGCCCCCGGCCTGGCGGTGCCGCCTGAGCCTCGAGGGGGCGCAAGTGGGCACGTGAGGAACGAGGGCGAAGGTGTGGGGCACGGGGCGGGGGGCGCGCGGGGAGAGTGGGGACCGGTCTGGACTGGCTCAACAGGCCCCAGAGGGCCCCGCGGGAGGTGAGGGGCTCCAGGCACCAGAGACCAGGCTGGACCCGAGCCCAGGGGAACGAATGGAACGAATGCGGGTCGGCGGGGTCAAAATGACGCCCCATCTTGATGTTTTTAGTTATATATTTCTGCTCTTTTAGACaatttccatcatttattttttaaaagtgcgaCGAACCCCCAAATTCCATCACCCAGGTCCAACACTAGCGACACTGTCCTGTCCTGTGTCCTGCGTTCACCACACACTTGACCAGCACGGGTGTTTTACAGAGAACCCAAGATGTCTGGCCTCACCCCGTCCCTAGGTTCTCAGTATGCATTTTAAAAGCAgggattcttgggcttccctggtggcgcagtggttgagagtccgcctgccgatgcaggggacgcgggttcgtgccctggtccgggaaggtcccacatgccccggagcggctgggcccgtgagccatggccgctgagcctgcgcgtccggagcctgtgctccgcaacgggagcggccacaacagtgagaggcccgcgtaccgcaaaaaaaaaaacaaacaaaaaaaactggattcttgggaactccctggcggtccaatggttaggactcggcacctTCACTGCCGAgcgccagggtttgatccctggttggggaactaagatcacaaaGCTGAGTGGGAttttgcgggggggtggggggtggggggtggggggtggggacgggACGGGACACGAAGACACAGGGATTCTTATGCGTGCCCTTGACCCTGTTGCTACACCTGAAGCATTTACTGTAATCCCCTAATATCCAGCCCTAGTGGGAGCCCTAATATCGGGTCTCCCAACGCTTCACTCCTTTCTGAACAACCTGTTCCAATCTGGGTAACTGGGTATGGCGCAAAGACCCTGCCGGCCGGGGAGACCTTGTGGGTGGGCAGGAGAGCTGGTTCTGCCGTGACAGGTTCGGGGCGTACATGAATAGCCAACAGATCAAGCTCGCTCTGGACCAAGAGATGCTCTTCAGAGCCCTGACCCCGGAGAGAAGAGGGGTCTGGCCAAGACGGCGCCGGGAGCATCAAGGCAGGCGTGGGCTGTGCTGCCCGAGTGGTCGCCCTGGACCTCCCACGCTCCTCTCATGACAAGATTCCTCTACCGAGGAGACTCCACGGGCCCGAAGCTGGGAAGCCCCATGCCTGCCTCGGCCCGGAGCGTGGCTGTGTCTCTGCTGACCTCCAAGGCCGGGCCCAGGGCGAGTCAGCCGCCACTGGCCCTCAGAACCTCCAtcaccccacagcccccaggctgCAGGCCTCACGCAGACAGGAGCCCAGGGTGTGAGGATAAGCCTGGTGGGCCCCACCAACCCACCACCCCTGCCCATCTGCAGGCCTGGGCACAGAATCAGGGAGGTTTCCTATAATGCACCACATCGTAAATATCTTAGGCTTCAGGCCCAGCCACTGCTGTCTGAGAACACAGCCTACTGGatacacaaatgaggaaacacgGCTGTGTCCCAACTTCTGGTTCCATCTTAAACCTCTGGCTTGTTTGCAGGGCAACTCACTTGTTGCATTAGAAAACCAGAACGCCAGGATGGGGTGAGGCCATGGACACTGGGAAAGAGGCCGGTTAGGTGAGACAGAAGACACCTATGAGAGAAAGAACtatatctaaatgtaaaactttcattctgcaaaagacactgttaaaagaatgaaaaagctacagagtgggagaaaatatttgccaatcataTATCTAATTAAGGACTCAGGCAGAATAAGAACCAAAGTGCTGgtaaggatgtgaagcaacaggaactctcatccagcactggtggggatgcaaatggtgtagccactgtggggGACAGTtgggtggtttcttacaaaactacacatattgggacttccctggtggcgcagtggttaagaatccacctgccaatgcaggggacacgggttccatccctggcccaggaagatcccacatgccgcggagcaactaagcctgtgcaccacaactactgatcctgcactctagagcccacgagccacaactactgaagcccgtgtgctctagggtCCACGtgctgcagcaatgaagacccaatgcagtcaaaaaaaccccactacatATACTCTCACCATGTGATCAGCAAtgatgctccttggtatttacccaaatgagctgaaaacttaaACCCACATAAAACCTGCATGCAATATTCACTGCTCTGTTCGTGATCgttaaaaactggaagcaaccaagatcaTCTTCATCAAGGGAATGGATAAACTGGGGGATTCCATGAAATGGACTTTAATTCAGGAACACAAAGGAAGAAGCTATTGATTCACTCAACAGCATGGATGAGTCTTAGACATATTTTGCCAAGTGAAGGAATCCAGACCCACATGTGATTCCACTCACAGGGCGTTCTGGAAAAAGCACAGCCCCGGGAGGGGGAGGGTCAGCGGCCGCCAGGGCTAACGGGGTGGGATCTTAGGCCGGAGCACGGATGCGGCGGCCCCGCCCATGTGTGAAAACCCAAGGGGCTGTACATCCCCGAGACTGAACTGTGATGTGTgccaacagaaaaaataaagaaaataaaaacttgtcaAACTGTACACCTGggatatttatatttcattgcaTGTAGACTTTACCCCTGAAACTCGAGTTTTGATCCTAAAAATGCTGTATTATTAATCAGAAACTTGGCAGGGATGAAGGTTCCCAGTAATCAGAACTCTTGTGGGGCCCCCAGGGAGGCAGCTCTGCTCTACCTGCTCTTTCCAGAACATTCCCTCGAGGAATACCAGCTGAGAGGACCCCACGGGCTGCCCACAGTGGGGTCTTGGGCCAGCCCCCTGGCCTTGTGCTCTCCCAGGTCAGGCCCCCCAAGCCTGACCTCACGGCAGGACCTCCAGACTGTGCCGGGCCCCATCGCCTCCCTCGCCTCGTCTGGGAAAGGGGACCCAGGACGGCGCCCAGAGCCTCCGGCTTGGGGCTGCTGTGGTGCTGGCGCCTAGCTTGCTCAGGGGCTCTCCAGCCCACAGGGCATCTCAGGGGGCCCCTCCAGGGCAGTGTGAGCTCGGCCAGGCGGGAGCCCATCCAGGAGCTGAGGTGGTAGTGTGGAGGGGGCAGAAGAGGCCTCCAGGTGGGTCCTCCATGCACATCTGGCTCTTGCAAGAGGTGGACACTGCCAGGGCATAAGCCAGGTCGTGGCGATCCTGCTGACGTTCCTGGGTGAGGAGGACGCCTTCTGGGCGCTGGTCCAGCTGATGACTGACGAGAAACATGCCATGCATGGTAGGTGACCACCGAGGACAGCTGGAGTGCATCAGGGCCAGGGGTCTCCCTGCAGAGCTCCCCCAGCAGTGGGCTGGCGGGGACCTGGGCCCAGTCTATGTCCCCATCAGCGAAGGGCACGGGCTCCCCGTGCTGCCCTCTGGGTCCTGGAGCCACGGCCCTCAATCCCGGCCTCGTCCAGGCAACTCTCCCTTCCCTGCTGGTCCTTCTGCCTCACACCTGCCACCCCCCAGCGCCCTCCGAGCCCACGGCCAGACGAAGCCCCGGCGGCAGCAACACCCCCTCCCGTGCCCCCAGCCTGGCTGCCAAGCCTAGGAGAGGGCCAGGCACACCCCCGTCACCCACCCCGTGGGCTGCACTCCCTGTCCCTCTGTACCaggtcccccaccccccgctgcgGCCAGGGCAAGCGCCAGGGCCGGACGCCTGCCCACCCCTCAGCCCAGGGTGCCAGCCAAGCTGGGCCTCCGGGAGCAGGGCCTCTGCCCCGGCCGCCCCGGCCTCACAGGCTGTCCTGCCTGGGAAGGGCGTGTCCAGCCAGGGCTC
This window encodes:
- the LOC132525483 gene encoding USP6 N-terminal-like protein, which produces MGELRSLSTQGLSISGCSTHSARLASLPEMRRRVYKGIPPQVQGQSPKPRARLYSQDLKQIDLGGNRAFRNRIMFRERYGIKSNTSDTVLSCVLRSPHT